The genomic window CGTTCGCAGCCGTCGTACAGGTCCGCTGCCAGCAGGTCGCCGTAACCGCCTCTCCAGTGGTCGTCGGTGGCGACCATGACGCTGCTGCCGTCGGCCAGGGTGACTTCGAGCTGGGCGAGCACAGCCGTCGTGTCGCCGTAGACGTCGCGGTTCTTGTGCCAGGTGAGATGGCCGCGGTACCAGCCGTCACCGACCGCGGCGGAGAGGGCGTTCGGGCCGGGGACGAGGAGGCCGGTGACGTCGTAGGTGGCGTAGAGAAGTCGGTTGGGGTAGCTGGTCCAGCCCGGCTCCAGCAGCTCGTCGGAGACGGGACGGCCGTTGACCGCGGTGCGGTGCACGCCCAGTGAGGTCACGTACAGCCGCGCGGACACCGGCTCCGCCGGGAGGCTGAACTCCCGGCGGAGCAACGGCACGGGGCCGGGGGAGGTACGGCCCCGGTCACTGGGCAGATGGACGGGGCGGGCGACCCAGTCCGTGTCGTCGAGCAGCGCGGCCTCCACACGGGCCGGTTCACTCCATGCGGTCCACCCGAGGTCGGTGCGGACACGGACACGCCAGTACCGGACCTCGCGGCTGCTCAGCGGTTCGGCCGGCCACGGGTGATCGGTCACCACGTCGGACTCGACCTCGCCGCTGGACGCGGTGTCGCGGAAGGACCTCTCGGTCGACACCTGGATCTCGTAGGCGTGTTGCAGGACGTCCGGCCTGTCGCTCGTCAGTGACCACGACAGGCGGGGATCGGGGTACGGGGTGGCCACGAGACCGGAGTCGTCCGCGGTGTGCAGCCCGACGACCGACGTCGCGGTGTCCATCGCGTGGAGTGCCGTAAGGCTCGACGTCTTCATCGCTGGAGGTGCCTCCGGAGGAATCGCAGCGTGGACTGGTGCAGCGCGGTGCGGTGCGGGATGGAACCCCAGGCGTGATCCGCGCCCTCGACGATCTCCAGATCCGCGTTGCCGTTGTAGTGATCCAGGTAGCGGCGCACGTACTCGAGAGGTGCGACGTCGTCCTTGTCACCGTGCAGGATGTGGACCGGGCCGGTGTACACGCTGGACCGCCCGTAGACATCGAGACCGGCGATGTCCTCGACGAGGGCGGGGCTCATCCGGTGACCATCGGCGTCGATGTAGCCCTTCTCCGCGATCTCCGGTGCGAAACTGCGGCCTTTGAGGTAGCCCCTTCCGATCTCGAAGGGGGCGACGGCGGCCGGGGACCACAGGCACAGGGCGCTGATCCCGGGCTCTTCGGCTGCCGTGATGCCGGCGACCACGCCGCCCATGCTCATCCCGACCAGGCCGATCCGGTCGGGGTCGACGAAGTCGAGGGCCCGGACCGCCTGGAGGATCGCGCGGGTTTCGGCGATCTCGCCGGTGATGGTCACATCGAAGAAGTCGCCGTCGCTCTCCCCGTGGCCCGAGAGGTCGAACCGTACCGAGGCGATGCCGTTGTCGTGCAACAGCCGGGACATGGCGACGAAGTTCGGCAGTTCGATCCGGTTGGAGGTGAAGCCGTGGACGAACACCACGGTCGGACGGCGGGTTCCGGTCGGCCCTTCGGGGACGTGCAGCGTGGAGCGCAGCGTCAGGCCGTGGTGACGGAAGTCGTGATGGCGGATCAAGGAGCAGCCTTTACGGTGGTCTCGATTACGGGAGCGCTGCTCGGGCCGGCGGACTCCTCGGGCCGGGTGGCGTGGGGCAGGCGCGGCACCCAGACCAGGCCGATCACCGCCGCTACCAATGTGGCGCCGAGGAGCAGGCCGAAGAACAGCCCGGTGTGGCCCAGGGCGAAGGCCGGGGTGCCGAGCGCGGCAAGCCCGGCGATGGCCCGGGTGAAGGCCATGGTCACGCCGGTCGCGGTGGCCCGCAGCAGGGTGGGGAAGAGTTCCTGGGACCAGATCTTGTAGATGGACTCACCGGCGAAGGAGTTGCCGAGGCCGGAGACGAGCATGACGGCGACCAGGGTGAACCTGCCGGGTCCGAGCAGGGCCGGCAGTGCCCAGGCGATGACGATCAGGGCGGTGCCCGCGGCGAACCAGGCGTGCCTGGCCGGGCGGTCGACCACGCGCATGAACACCAGGCCGGCCACGAAGCCCACCGGAAGTCCGAGGAGGGTCAGCCGCGAGTACTGCGCGACCTCTCCCTCGGCCAGAGCGGTCCACAGGAACGTGCCGAACTGACCGAGGGTGTTCGCGCCGAGGTTCCAGGTGGCGTAGTAGAGCCCCGTCGCGAGCAGGGCGTAGAGGGTCGGCCCCCGGAAGAGATCGCGGATATGGCTGAACTGGATGGTCTCGGCGGCGTTCGTGTGTGCGTCGGCGGCCTGGCGAGCGGCGGCCCACTCGGCCGACTCGCGGAGGGTGAGGCGCAGGAGCAGCACGATGACCGCCACGGCCAGCAGGTGGGCGAAGAGGATGCGGCCGCCGAGCATGCCCTGCGCTCCCATGAAGGAGCTCAGCATCAGCACGGCCACGATGCCGGCGAGCCAGAGCATGCTGGAGAAGACCACCATGGTGCCCTTCTTGCCGGCCGGTGCTTCCTCGTTGACCAGTGCGAGCGACACCGGGAGGTCCGCGCCGATGGCCAGGCCCGTGACCACGACACCGGCGTACAGCAGAGCGGGGTCCGCCGCCACGAGGAGCAGCAGGACACCGACCGCGTAGAGGATCAGCGAGAGGGTGAAGACCGCCCTGCGGCCGAATCGGTCGCCCAGCCGGCCGCCGAACAGTGCGCCGACGGCGAAGGCCAGAGTCTGCAGTCCCAGCAGGGAGCCGATGGTCTCGGGGCTGAGTTGGAGGGGTGCGGCATAGTAGCCGGCGATGGCGATGCCCGACGTCACCAGAGCGGCGGCGTCCAGGTAGGAGGCCATGCCGGCGAGCGTCGCGGTCTTCCAGGGGTTGCTCGTGCTGTCTTTCAGGCCAGACATGGGTCCTCTTCGTTGACTACCGGAGACGGGGAGGGTGGGGGACCTGAAGCGTGGCACCTGGGGAGAGTTGCCGGATTCTGCTACAGAGCGTTACTTAATCGCGCCACTTAAACGTGTAGGTTGACTGAGCGGGTAAGCTAGCCCGCACTCGCGGGGTTTGGCAAGAGGTCCGTCAGAGGGTGGGATGCATGGCCGGGACGTCCAGAGGCAGACGGGTGACCAGCGGGGATGTCGCACGGGAGGCCGGTGTCTCGCGCGCGACGGTGAGCTACGTCCTCAACGACACCCCGCACCAGAAGATCGCCGAGGCTACCCGCCGCCGGGTGTGGGACGCCGCTGTCCGGCTCGGCTACGCGCCCTCGGCCGCGGCGCGCGCACTACGGACGGGGCGTTCGGACATCGTGCTCGGTGTGCTGCCGGACTGGCCGATCCAGCATGTACTCGGACGGCTCATCCAACAGCTGACCAACGCCTTCGCCGAACACGAGCTCACCTTCCTCGTGCA from Streptomyces sp. DSM 40750 includes these protein-coding regions:
- a CDS encoding alpha/beta hydrolase family protein, translated to MIRHHDFRHHGLTLRSTLHVPEGPTGTRRPTVVFVHGFTSNRIELPNFVAMSRLLHDNGIASVRFDLSGHGESDGDFFDVTITGEIAETRAILQAVRALDFVDPDRIGLVGMSMGGVVAGITAAEEPGISALCLWSPAAVAPFEIGRGYLKGRSFAPEIAEKGYIDADGHRMSPALVEDIAGLDVYGRSSVYTGPVHILHGDKDDVAPLEYVRRYLDHYNGNADLEIVEGADHAWGSIPHRTALHQSTLRFLRRHLQR
- a CDS encoding MFS transporter translates to MSGLKDSTSNPWKTATLAGMASYLDAAALVTSGIAIAGYYAAPLQLSPETIGSLLGLQTLAFAVGALFGGRLGDRFGRRAVFTLSLILYAVGVLLLLVAADPALLYAGVVVTGLAIGADLPVSLALVNEEAPAGKKGTMVVFSSMLWLAGIVAVLMLSSFMGAQGMLGGRILFAHLLAVAVIVLLLRLTLRESAEWAAARQAADAHTNAAETIQFSHIRDLFRGPTLYALLATGLYYATWNLGANTLGQFGTFLWTALAEGEVAQYSRLTLLGLPVGFVAGLVFMRVVDRPARHAWFAAGTALIVIAWALPALLGPGRFTLVAVMLVSGLGNSFAGESIYKIWSQELFPTLLRATATGVTMAFTRAIAGLAALGTPAFALGHTGLFFGLLLGATLVAAVIGLVWVPRLPHATRPEESAGPSSAPVIETTVKAAP